From Streptomyces asiaticus, one genomic window encodes:
- a CDS encoding glycoside hydrolase family 5 protein, whose protein sequence is MNSPMDQNNAPTTETKRAPRSQRLRFGIAAAVVAAAAVGGTVTAFAVNNNSDGQSATTTTTTSAAKASGAGAEGPLSTKKGDIVDSDGKKVVLTGVNWFGFETGTYAPHGLWTRSWESMLDQMAKQGFNTMRLPYANDMFKSSAKPDGIDYHKNPDLKGLTPQQIMDKIVKGATDRGIRVILDQHRPDQYGQSELWHSQSLSEKQWMDDWVKLAKRYKNNDRVIGADLHNEPRGQATWGDGNPKTDWQLAATKAGNAIHKVNKNWLIFVEGTDRHKNEQFWWGGDLQGVKKHPVKLNEPNKVVYSAHDYGPGVYNQNWFMAKDFPKNMPAIWEKHWAYIKKQNIAPLLLGEFGGKKTAGKSSEAVWQNALMDYLKKHQISYTYWTWNPDSGDTGGVLKNDWKTIDKNKMKMLAKYQTPLLEAKKGK, encoded by the coding sequence ATGAATTCCCCCATGGACCAGAACAACGCCCCGACCACCGAGACCAAGCGTGCGCCGCGCTCGCAGCGTCTCCGCTTCGGTATCGCCGCGGCCGTCGTCGCTGCTGCTGCCGTGGGTGGCACAGTCACCGCTTTCGCGGTGAACAACAACTCCGATGGCCAGTCGGCCACCACCACCACTACCACCTCCGCCGCCAAGGCTTCCGGTGCGGGTGCTGAGGGTCCCCTGTCCACCAAGAAGGGCGACATCGTCGACTCCGACGGTAAGAAGGTCGTCCTGACCGGTGTGAACTGGTTCGGCTTCGAGACCGGCACCTACGCGCCGCACGGCCTGTGGACCCGTAGCTGGGAGTCCATGCTGGACCAGATGGCCAAGCAGGGCTTCAATACGATGCGTCTGCCGTACGCGAACGACATGTTCAAGTCGTCCGCCAAGCCCGACGGCATCGACTACCACAAGAACCCCGATCTGAAGGGCCTCACCCCCCAGCAGATCATGGACAAGATCGTCAAGGGTGCCACCGACCGTGGTATCCGGGTGATCCTGGACCAGCACCGTCCGGACCAGTACGGCCAGAGCGAGCTGTGGCACTCCCAGAGCCTCTCCGAGAAGCAGTGGATGGACGACTGGGTCAAGCTGGCCAAGCGCTACAAGAACAACGACCGGGTGATCGGCGCCGACCTGCACAATGAGCCGCGTGGCCAGGCCACGTGGGGCGACGGCAACCCGAAGACCGACTGGCAGCTGGCGGCCACCAAGGCCGGTAACGCGATCCACAAGGTCAACAAGAACTGGCTGATCTTCGTCGAGGGTACGGACCGCCACAAGAACGAGCAGTTCTGGTGGGGCGGTGACCTCCAGGGTGTGAAGAAGCACCCGGTGAAGCTCAATGAGCCGAACAAGGTCGTCTACTCGGCCCACGACTACGGTCCGGGCGTCTACAACCAGAACTGGTTCATGGCGAAGGACTTCCCGAAGAACATGCCGGCCATCTGGGAGAAGCACTGGGCGTACATCAAGAAGCAGAACATCGCCCCGCTGCTGCTCGGTGAGTTCGGTGGTAAGAAGACCGCCGGTAAGAGCTCCGAGGCCGTCTGGCAGAACGCCCTGATGGACTACCTCAAGAAGCACCAGATCAGCTACACCTACTGGACCTGGAACCCGGACTCGGGTGACACCGGCGGTGTGCTGAAGAACGACTGGAAGACGATCGACAAGAACAAGATGAAGATGCTGGCCAAGTACCAGACGCCGCTCCTGGAGGCGAAGAAGGGGAAGTAA
- a CDS encoding response regulator yields the protein MHRVLVVEHHPLVLSALADLVVEEPGLELSGIAGSAREAISLANHMQPDVVLIDVDEPSWQAQRLVRLIGELLPSARIVRLTAVSDPQMECLESPTNNPSVLKTAVPDLLRSISE from the coding sequence ATGCACAGAGTTCTCGTCGTGGAGCACCACCCATTGGTGTTGAGTGCTCTCGCCGATCTCGTTGTCGAGGAGCCCGGACTGGAGCTATCCGGAATTGCAGGTTCGGCTCGGGAGGCAATTTCTCTGGCCAACCACATGCAGCCGGATGTGGTGCTGATCGACGTGGATGAGCCCAGCTGGCAAGCGCAGCGGTTGGTCCGCCTGATCGGCGAACTCCTACCGTCCGCGCGGATTGTCCGGCTGACCGCAGTCTCCGACCCGCAGATGGAATGTCTGGAATCTCCGACGAACAACCCCAGCGTCCTGAAAACCGCAGTACCCGATTTGCTCAGGAGCATCTCCGAATGA
- a CDS encoding glycoside hydrolase family 6 protein — protein sequence MITKLCCRDRRPRPPARARTSRWAGRGVVAQLIVMVLVVEVVMAATTVQALFVGPVRPPATKPSLPVAKPFFPATTRFYVDPHNPAATWVRGHPHDRRATTIARRIAAEPQAAWLTETNESLIEERARDLVRTAAAQRRLPVLVPYTIPQRDCQQLSSGGAGDTAAYRRWSDALTRGIGDGRAIVILEPDALAHMSCLKRRQQADRFAALAYAARALQRGAPRARVYYDAGNSGWQPARTMAERLRRAGIERYGDGIAVNVSNFNATADEVRYGLSVIRELRRPRLGVVVDTSRNGAGPTRKHSFCDPPGRKLGRPPTAATGIPGVDAFLWVKQPGQADGCAAGAGMFVPGYAYRLTR from the coding sequence ATGATCACGAAACTGTGCTGCCGCGACCGCCGCCCCCGCCCTCCGGCGCGTGCCCGCACCTCCCGGTGGGCGGGGCGGGGCGTCGTCGCCCAGCTGATCGTGATGGTGCTGGTGGTCGAGGTGGTGATGGCGGCGACCACTGTGCAGGCCCTGTTCGTGGGCCCGGTGCGACCGCCCGCCACCAAGCCGTCGCTCCCCGTGGCCAAGCCGTTCTTCCCGGCCACGACCCGCTTCTACGTCGACCCCCACAACCCGGCCGCGACCTGGGTGCGGGGCCATCCGCACGACCGGCGGGCGACGACCATCGCCCGGCGGATCGCCGCCGAGCCCCAGGCCGCCTGGCTCACCGAGACCAATGAGTCCCTGATCGAGGAGCGGGCCCGCGACCTGGTCCGCACCGCCGCCGCCCAGCGACGGCTGCCGGTGCTGGTCCCCTACACCATCCCCCAGCGCGACTGCCAGCAGCTGAGCTCCGGCGGCGCCGGGGACACGGCCGCCTACCGGCGCTGGAGCGACGCCCTCACCCGGGGGATAGGGGACGGGCGCGCGATCGTCATCCTCGAACCGGACGCGCTGGCCCATATGAGCTGTCTCAAGCGGAGGCAGCAGGCGGATCGGTTCGCGGCGCTGGCGTACGCGGCGCGGGCGCTCCAGCGGGGCGCGCCCCGCGCCCGGGTGTACTACGACGCCGGGAACTCCGGATGGCAGCCCGCGCGGACCATGGCCGAGCGGCTGCGGCGCGCCGGTATAGAGCGGTACGGGGACGGGATAGCGGTCAACGTCTCCAACTTCAACGCCACCGCGGACGAGGTGCGCTACGGGCTGTCGGTGATCCGGGAGCTGCGCCGGCCCCGGCTGGGGGTTGTGGTGGACACCAGCCGTAACGGGGCGGGGCCCACGCGTAAGCACAGCTTCTGCGATCCGCCGGGCCGCAAGCTGGGCAGGCCCCCCACCGCGGCAACGGGCATCCCCGGGGTCGATGCCTTCCTGTGGGTCAAGCAGCCGGGTCAGGCGGACGGCTGCGCCGCCGGTGCGGGGATGTTCGTCCCCGGCTACGCATACCGGTTGACGCGCTGA
- a CDS encoding S8 family serine peptidase, whose protein sequence is MTVAVIGTGVDASHPDLRGRVVRGKDFAGGSGGYGTRDGGKTAEQSTHAAGIIAGTGRNYRGDGVYGLAPKAKVMPLGVYRDGKPLADPTAKAIRHAVDHGVRVIDLAVSFKRPTPALRSAVKYAVDKDAVIVAGAGDNGKIGNRPTYPAALPGVIAVVATDKKGAVWTSSHHGGKTLLAAPGVAILTTSGNNDYWTGDGTGFAAPWVAAGAALLRSEHPRWNANQVVQKLIDTADRKGSSGHDPRYGYGVIAPAKALADRAAPPASAELSAPRRHPSATPDSAGPKTEGDESALVTIGVVAGVLVVLAILAVVLISRRRPPDNSHHG, encoded by the coding sequence GTGACCGTGGCGGTCATCGGCACCGGGGTCGACGCCTCCCATCCGGATCTGCGCGGCCGCGTGGTCCGCGGAAAGGATTTCGCGGGCGGCAGCGGCGGCTACGGCACCCGGGACGGCGGCAAGACGGCCGAGCAGTCCACCCATGCCGCCGGAATCATCGCCGGGACCGGCCGCAATTACCGCGGCGACGGGGTGTACGGGCTCGCGCCCAAGGCCAAGGTGATGCCGCTCGGCGTCTACCGCGACGGAAAACCCCTCGCCGACCCCACCGCGAAGGCCATCCGGCACGCGGTGGACCATGGCGTGCGCGTCATCGACCTGGCCGTCAGCTTCAAGCGGCCGACCCCCGCACTGCGGTCCGCGGTGAAGTACGCCGTCGACAAGGACGCCGTGATCGTGGCCGGCGCGGGCGACAACGGCAAGATCGGCAACCGGCCCACCTACCCGGCCGCCCTCCCCGGAGTGATCGCCGTGGTGGCCACCGACAAGAAGGGCGCCGTCTGGACCTCCTCCCACCACGGCGGGAAGACCCTCCTGGCCGCCCCCGGCGTCGCCATCCTCACCACCTCCGGCAACAACGACTACTGGACCGGCGACGGCACCGGCTTCGCGGCGCCCTGGGTCGCGGCGGGCGCCGCGCTGCTGCGCTCGGAGCACCCCCGCTGGAACGCCAACCAGGTGGTCCAGAAGCTGATCGACACCGCCGACCGCAAGGGCTCCTCGGGCCACGACCCGCGCTATGGGTACGGGGTGATCGCCCCGGCCAAGGCGCTGGCGGACCGGGCCGCGCCCCCCGCCTCCGCCGAGCTCTCCGCGCCCCGCCGCCATCCGTCGGCCACCCCGGACTCCGCCGGCCCCAAAACCGAGGGGGATGAATCCGCCCTGGTCACGATAGGTGTGGTGGCCGGAGTCCTGGTGGTGCTCGCGATCCTGGCGGTGGTGCTCATCAGCCGCCGCAGGCCGCCCGACAACTCCCACCACGGCTGA
- a CDS encoding GtrA family protein, with protein MQRFRTFSERTGEPGDEADSTDRHARRRAGILFRVRQVRNPMAGMPGLALRFAVVGGGGVVVNSVVLFVLYHWAGLPLLVASSIAVEIAVVHNYLLNDRWTFAVATPSLGRFIKFNVSVLGGLGVNVLIVWSLVRTGMHLLLANCLGIAAAFAVNFASSTGWVWGRRSR; from the coding sequence ATGCAGCGTTTCCGAACGTTCAGCGAGCGCACCGGAGAGCCGGGCGATGAGGCGGACAGCACCGACCGTCATGCCCGCAGGCGGGCCGGAATACTGTTCCGAGTCCGCCAGGTCCGGAACCCGATGGCGGGCATGCCCGGTCTGGCCCTGCGTTTCGCGGTGGTCGGCGGGGGCGGTGTGGTCGTGAACTCGGTGGTCCTCTTCGTCCTCTACCACTGGGCCGGACTGCCGCTGCTGGTGGCGTCGTCGATAGCGGTGGAAATCGCCGTCGTTCACAACTACCTGCTGAACGACCGGTGGACCTTCGCGGTGGCCACTCCGTCCCTCGGCCGATTCATCAAGTTCAATGTCTCGGTCCTGGGCGGACTCGGGGTCAATGTGCTCATCGTCTGGTCACTGGTGCGCACCGGAATGCATCTGCTGTTGGCGAATTGCCTCGGCATCGCGGCGGCATTCGCGGTCAACTTCGCGTCGAGTACCGGCTGGGTCTGGGGGAGGCGGAGCCGATGA
- a CDS encoding glycosyltransferase, producing MIVAIIYLLLIVVSILLTVQSAHVLYLMLYTWDRADAERKARAPDEFLPPQISFSVLLPARHEEDVIQSTIERVVRANYPAELLEVFVICSQDDDGTIKKAEEKIDDLKRKGLHNVRVVVFDDKPINKPHGLNTALPHTANQVVTIFDAEDDIHPEIFSLVNTVMVQEKVKVVQAGVQLMNYESNWYSTLNVLEYFFWFKSRLHYHAHYGSIPLGGNTVFFARELLLRLGGWDDRNLTEDADMGLRISAMGERVRVVYDDRYVTKEETPPTLGHFIRQRTRWSQGFMQTLKKGTWKKMPTRKQRWLAFYVLVFPRGQALLGIYLPISLGMILILKVPVLIALCSYLPVLLLAAHFLVQAVGLYEFTGAHGLEASPKALVRMAIAWFPFQMVLAYAALRAMRREMLGRHDWEKTQHVGAHRTTTEEAESRVG from the coding sequence ATGATTGTCGCCATCATCTACCTGCTGCTGATCGTGGTCTCGATCCTGCTCACCGTGCAGTCGGCCCATGTCCTCTATCTCATGCTCTACACCTGGGACCGGGCGGATGCCGAACGGAAGGCCCGGGCGCCGGATGAATTCCTGCCGCCCCAGATCTCCTTCAGTGTCCTGCTGCCCGCCCGGCATGAGGAAGACGTCATCCAGAGCACCATCGAGCGCGTGGTGCGGGCCAACTATCCGGCCGAACTGCTGGAGGTCTTCGTGATCTGCTCACAGGACGACGACGGCACGATCAAAAAGGCCGAGGAGAAGATCGACGACCTGAAGCGGAAAGGGCTGCACAATGTGCGGGTCGTGGTGTTCGACGACAAGCCGATCAACAAGCCGCACGGCCTCAACACCGCCCTTCCGCACACCGCCAACCAAGTGGTGACGATCTTCGACGCGGAGGACGACATCCACCCCGAGATCTTCTCCCTGGTGAACACCGTGATGGTGCAGGAGAAGGTCAAGGTGGTCCAGGCCGGTGTGCAGCTGATGAACTACGAGTCCAACTGGTACTCGACGCTCAACGTCCTGGAGTACTTCTTCTGGTTCAAGAGCCGGCTGCACTACCACGCCCACTACGGCTCGATCCCGCTCGGCGGCAACACCGTCTTCTTCGCCCGTGAGCTGCTGCTGCGGCTCGGTGGCTGGGACGACCGCAACCTCACCGAGGACGCCGACATGGGGCTGCGGATATCCGCCATGGGCGAGCGGGTGCGCGTCGTCTACGACGACCGGTATGTGACCAAGGAGGAGACCCCGCCGACCCTCGGCCACTTCATCCGCCAGCGCACCCGCTGGAGCCAGGGCTTCATGCAGACCCTGAAGAAGGGCACCTGGAAGAAGATGCCGACGCGCAAACAGCGCTGGCTCGCCTTCTACGTCCTGGTGTTCCCGCGCGGGCAGGCGCTGTTGGGCATCTATCTGCCGATCTCGCTCGGCATGATCCTGATCCTCAAGGTGCCGGTGCTGATCGCGCTCTGCTCCTATCTGCCCGTTCTGCTGCTGGCCGCGCACTTTCTGGTCCAGGCGGTCGGCCTGTACGAGTTCACCGGCGCCCACGGCCTCGAGGCCTCGCCGAAGGCCCTCGTGCGCATGGCCATCGCCTGGTTCCCGTTCCAGATGGTGCTGGCGTACGCCGCGCTGCGGGCGATGCGGCGGGAGATGCTCGGCCGCCACGACTGGGAGAAGACACAGCACGTAGGCGCCCACCGGACCACCACCGAGGAGGCGGAGTCGCGTGTCGGATAA
- a CDS encoding glycosyltransferase family 39 protein: MSDNPTPSRPAAVDAKGRNTATDKNTAADKNTEAPARRPRRRPRFSVERGWFPPLGPKGRIALVASLLTGLLTHGYHLFRYPLYLTDEGIYMQRAWSLVRETSLSPYTYDYDHAPLGWITLAGWVFPLPKQFETFGNAINTGRFLMLLVHVAAVYLLFEIARRLSGSVLAATVTSFLFNVSPIAVYFQRQVLLDNLMMLWLLLSLFMLLRREVTIRSVFGGGLALGIALITKENAIFFVPSFMYLLYRRVKGSASSRFTSTLWPFAAATPIGAYVTYALLKNELLPSGFDFDLNNPPADHVSLLYTLWWQLNRSQGTLFSHTGLLQTSWLVRDKYLLIAGVCAMVMCLWIGTRDRRRNLGFLIAGTLAFGYAFYLVRGSVVLDFYVTPLIPMFALNIGMITDRLLKGSFANRFMRGAHSLTRVAVPSFVAVLLLVSPASGYLVHTNTEGRTQIADQYQSKINLTGMQHAQIAWVRKHVPPNSRIIMDDDLWGELHDVRPFYPYAHSHWNASSDPDVRDKLFRKKWQNVDYIIMSNKMRKSMMTNNADGRENWILQALRNSTRVWSETEGNIKLEIYRVQ; encoded by the coding sequence GTGTCGGATAACCCCACGCCCTCGCGGCCGGCGGCCGTCGACGCGAAAGGCCGGAACACCGCGACGGACAAGAACACCGCCGCGGACAAGAACACCGAGGCCCCCGCGCGGCGTCCGCGCCGCCGCCCGCGGTTCTCCGTGGAGCGCGGCTGGTTCCCGCCGCTGGGCCCCAAGGGCAGGATCGCCCTGGTCGCCTCCCTGCTGACCGGGCTGCTCACCCACGGCTACCACCTGTTCCGCTACCCCCTCTACCTCACCGACGAGGGCATCTACATGCAGCGGGCCTGGTCGCTGGTGCGGGAGACCAGTCTGTCCCCGTACACCTACGACTACGACCACGCCCCGCTGGGCTGGATCACCCTGGCCGGGTGGGTCTTCCCGCTGCCGAAGCAGTTCGAGACCTTCGGGAACGCGATCAACACCGGACGGTTCCTGATGCTGCTGGTGCATGTCGCGGCCGTCTATCTGCTGTTCGAGATCGCCCGGCGGCTGTCCGGCAGTGTGCTGGCCGCCACCGTCACCTCGTTCCTCTTCAACGTCTCGCCGATCGCGGTCTACTTCCAGCGGCAGGTCCTGCTGGACAACCTGATGATGCTCTGGCTGCTGCTGAGCCTCTTCATGCTGCTCAGGCGGGAAGTCACGATCAGATCGGTGTTCGGCGGCGGACTGGCCCTGGGGATCGCGCTGATCACCAAGGAGAACGCGATCTTCTTCGTGCCCAGCTTCATGTACCTGCTCTACCGAAGGGTCAAGGGGTCCGCCAGCAGCCGGTTCACCAGCACCCTCTGGCCGTTCGCCGCGGCCACCCCGATCGGCGCCTATGTGACCTACGCGCTGCTCAAGAACGAGCTGCTGCCGAGCGGTTTCGACTTCGACCTGAACAATCCGCCCGCGGACCATGTCTCGCTGCTCTACACCCTGTGGTGGCAGCTCAACCGCAGCCAGGGCACCCTCTTCAGCCACACCGGTCTGCTGCAGACCAGCTGGCTGGTCCGGGACAAGTACCTGCTGATCGCCGGGGTGTGCGCGATGGTGATGTGCCTGTGGATCGGCACCCGGGACCGCAGGCGCAACCTGGGCTTTCTGATCGCCGGGACGCTGGCCTTCGGATACGCCTTCTACCTGGTGCGCGGCAGCGTGGTGCTGGACTTCTACGTCACCCCGCTGATCCCGATGTTCGCGCTCAACATCGGCATGATCACCGACCGGCTGCTCAAGGGCTCGTTCGCCAATCGATTCATGCGCGGCGCGCATTCCCTGACCCGGGTCGCCGTACCGTCGTTCGTCGCCGTTCTGCTGCTGGTCTCACCGGCCTCCGGATATCTCGTGCACACCAATACCGAGGGCCGTACGCAGATCGCCGACCAATACCAGTCCAAGATCAACCTGACCGGAATGCAGCATGCCCAGATCGCCTGGGTGCGCAAGCACGTACCGCCGAATTCACGCATCATCATGGACGACGACCTATGGGGTGAGCTGCACGATGTGCGCCCGTTCTACCCGTACGCACATTCCCACTGGAACGCCTCGTCCGACCCGGATGTGCGCGACAAGCTCTTCAGGAAGAAATGGCAGAACGTCGACTACATCATCATGTCGAACAAGATGCGCAAATCGATGATGACCAACAATGCCGACGGTCGGGAGAACTGGATTCTCCAGGCGCTGCGTAATTCCACCCGCGTCTGGTCGGAAACCGAGGGCAATATCAAGCTGGAAATCTACCGTGTGCAGTAG
- a CDS encoding PAS domain S-box protein, which translates to MGDNRIAVVVADDDPAVREALADLIDSHPDLELVGLAINHEQAVRAAVDHRPQVVIMDVHMPRGDAPDSVRAIRDQVPEARVVALSAHGERETVLNMLAVGASGYLVKGTPAEEILEAIVRAARDQFSMSVELLADCAEPLRRAERASWRFEDLVGNRLEDSYLELLGHAPCGVLVVGPRGRIEYANAHIRHMFGYGSAELRDKRLRDLVPERYRTASEQLIGRVFTAPSAMSGRRRDGSEFPAQFSGGHLQGRQPRGVVFVADLSQLRAAESRFRQLIESSPDAMLIVDTSGRIQAANHRTEALFGYDRDHLIGRAVEALLPDQPLTVSLREWDDSLEEPVGHSMELVGRRSDTKQFPADVSISPLRTEEGLLTVLTVRDITEVQRAQFVLERSLELLEVTDRDRQALLSHLVHAQEAERGRIAADIHDDTIQVITAASLRLQQLRRRLRDPDEQRVMDKLDETLKLSLSRLRQLIFDLRPSSLEHGCLAGALRGLLEQIRTETGITYRLEDRLTAHPPAETMALIYRTAQEALVNVRKHAHAKTVHVQLLGLDDGCLVRIVDDGEGYNPLEVESRPGHLGLSLIQERAQIAGGWCRIESEPGSGTTVEFWVPLGTPADAPLAAPDSPESPDSPEGDPQP; encoded by the coding sequence ATGGGCGACAACCGGATCGCCGTTGTGGTGGCCGATGACGACCCGGCCGTCCGCGAGGCGCTCGCCGACCTCATCGACTCCCACCCGGACCTGGAGCTGGTGGGCCTGGCCATCAACCATGAGCAGGCCGTGCGCGCGGCGGTGGACCACCGCCCACAGGTCGTGATCATGGATGTGCACATGCCCAGGGGCGACGCTCCCGACAGCGTCCGGGCCATCCGCGACCAGGTCCCCGAGGCCCGGGTGGTGGCCCTGTCCGCCCACGGCGAACGCGAGACCGTGCTGAACATGCTCGCCGTCGGGGCCAGCGGCTATCTGGTCAAGGGCACCCCCGCCGAGGAGATCCTCGAGGCGATCGTCCGGGCCGCCCGCGATCAGTTCAGCATGTCCGTCGAGCTGCTCGCCGACTGCGCCGAACCGCTGCGCCGCGCCGAGCGCGCCTCCTGGCGGTTCGAGGACCTGGTCGGCAACCGCCTGGAGGACTCGTACCTGGAGCTGCTCGGCCACGCGCCCTGCGGAGTGCTCGTGGTCGGCCCCCGTGGCCGGATCGAGTACGCCAACGCCCACATCCGGCACATGTTCGGCTACGGCTCGGCCGAGCTGCGCGACAAGCGGCTGCGGGACCTCGTCCCCGAGCGCTACCGCACCGCCTCCGAGCAGCTGATCGGCCGGGTCTTCACCGCACCGTCCGCGATGAGCGGCCGCCGCCGCGACGGCAGCGAGTTCCCCGCCCAGTTCAGCGGCGGCCATCTACAGGGCCGGCAGCCCCGCGGAGTGGTCTTCGTCGCCGACCTCAGCCAGCTGCGGGCGGCCGAGAGCCGGTTCCGCCAGCTCATCGAGTCCTCCCCGGACGCGATGCTGATCGTGGACACCAGCGGCCGGATCCAGGCGGCCAACCACCGCACCGAGGCGCTCTTCGGCTACGACCGCGACCATCTGATCGGCCGGGCCGTGGAGGCGCTGCTGCCCGACCAGCCGCTCACCGTCTCGCTGCGCGAATGGGACGACAGCCTGGAGGAGCCGGTCGGCCACAGCATGGAGCTGGTCGGGCGGCGCAGCGACACCAAGCAGTTCCCCGCCGACGTCAGCATCAGCCCGCTGCGTACGGAGGAGGGCCTGCTCACCGTCCTGACCGTCCGCGACATCACCGAGGTGCAGCGCGCCCAGTTCGTCCTGGAGCGCAGCCTGGAGCTGCTGGAGGTCACCGACCGCGACCGCCAGGCGCTGCTCAGCCATCTGGTCCACGCCCAGGAGGCCGAGCGCGGCCGGATCGCCGCCGACATCCACGACGACACCATCCAGGTGATCACCGCCGCCAGTCTCCGCCTCCAGCAGCTGCGCCGGCGGCTGCGGGACCCGGACGAGCAGCGGGTGATGGACAAGCTGGACGAGACCCTGAAGCTCTCGCTCAGCCGGCTGCGCCAGCTGATCTTCGACCTGCGGCCGTCCAGCCTGGAGCACGGCTGTCTGGCCGGGGCGCTGCGCGGCCTGCTGGAGCAGATACGCACCGAGACCGGCATCACCTACCGGCTGGAGGACCGGCTCACCGCCCATCCCCCGGCCGAGACGATGGCGCTGATCTACCGGACCGCCCAGGAGGCGCTGGTGAACGTGCGCAAGCACGCCCACGCCAAGACGGTCCATGTGCAGCTGCTCGGGCTCGACGACGGCTGCCTGGTGCGGATCGTCGACGACGGCGAGGGCTACAACCCGCTCGAGGTGGAGTCCCGCCCCGGCCACCTCGGGCTCTCCCTGATCCAGGAACGGGCCCAGATCGCGGGCGGCTGGTGCCGGATCGAGAGCGAGCCCGGCTCCGGCACCACCGTGGAGTTCTGGGTGCCGCTCGGCACTCCCGCGGACGCGCCGCTCGCCGCTCCCGACTCGCCCGAGTCCCCCGACTCCCCCGAAGGGGACCCGCAACCGTGA
- a CDS encoding response regulator: MTAPPELTKVLIVEDHRVVAEGLWALLAEYSDLTVVGWADSVAETVPMAKELKPDVALVDFRLPDGTGADAAGGIRAHDPSVAIVILSADASDSALLAAVEAGACGYLLKSASGDEIASAIRSAAEGETLIPASTLVEVLARHRENARSTAEQTERLESLTPREQEILTLMSHGLDNRAVAERLSISYATVRTHVRRILEKLEARSQLEAVAKAAEFGFKPAQPEGPEE, from the coding sequence GTGACCGCACCTCCCGAGTTGACGAAGGTGCTGATCGTCGAGGACCACCGGGTGGTGGCCGAGGGGCTGTGGGCCCTGCTGGCCGAGTACTCGGATCTGACGGTGGTCGGCTGGGCCGACTCGGTCGCCGAGACCGTGCCCATGGCCAAGGAGCTGAAGCCCGATGTGGCACTGGTCGACTTCCGGCTGCCCGACGGCACCGGGGCCGACGCGGCCGGCGGCATCCGGGCCCATGACCCGTCCGTCGCCATCGTGATCCTGAGCGCCGACGCCAGCGACTCGGCGCTGCTGGCCGCCGTGGAGGCGGGCGCCTGCGGCTATCTGCTGAAGTCGGCGAGCGGCGACGAGATCGCGTCCGCCATCCGCTCGGCCGCCGAGGGCGAGACCCTCATCCCGGCCAGCACGCTGGTGGAGGTGCTGGCACGGCACCGCGAGAACGCGCGGTCCACCGCCGAGCAGACCGAGCGCCTGGAGAGCCTGACCCCGCGCGAGCAGGAGATCCTCACGCTGATGAGCCACGGCCTGGACAACCGCGCCGTCGCGGAGCGGCTGAGCATCAGCTACGCCACCGTGCGCACCCATGTGCGCAGGATCCTGGAGAAGCTGGAGGCACGATCGCAGCTGGAGGCGGTCGCGAAGGCCGCCGAATTCGGCTTCAAGCCCGCACAGCCGGAGGGGCCGGAGGAGTGA
- a CDS encoding phosphatase PAP2 family protein, which produces MTAACYAAVLTAVLTGSQLVRFDWQVALFKPYAQWPRVRPVLDAFVITGQRGPTALAALAWAVWRGGRTRSLRPPLVLGVALLLLNVSVGAVKILTGRLGPYDARTPGSAELFHGGMVFPSGHAASAVVVWGTLAYLAGHHRRTGALVACVMAVGVGLTTIYLGTHWVSDVLGGWAAGVLVLLALPLFEPLIATVSAYVSARAAGYSMGR; this is translated from the coding sequence GTGACCGCCGCCTGTTACGCGGCGGTCCTCACGGCCGTCCTCACCGGCTCGCAGCTCGTCCGGTTCGACTGGCAGGTGGCCCTGTTCAAGCCGTACGCACAGTGGCCGCGGGTCCGGCCGGTGCTGGACGCCTTCGTCATCACGGGCCAGCGCGGCCCCACCGCCCTGGCCGCCCTGGCCTGGGCCGTCTGGCGCGGCGGCCGGACCCGGAGCCTCCGTCCGCCGCTGGTCCTGGGCGTGGCGCTGCTGCTGCTCAACGTGAGCGTCGGCGCCGTCAAGATCCTCACCGGGCGGCTGGGCCCGTACGACGCCCGGACCCCCGGGTCCGCCGAGCTCTTCCACGGCGGCATGGTCTTCCCCTCCGGCCACGCCGCGAGCGCCGTCGTCGTCTGGGGCACGCTCGCCTATCTCGCCGGTCACCACCGGCGGACGGGCGCGCTGGTCGCCTGCGTGATGGCCGTCGGCGTCGGTCTGACCACCATCTATCTGGGCACCCACTGGGTCAGTGACGTCCTGGGCGGATGGGCGGCGGGCGTCCTCGTCCTGCTGGCCCTCCCCCTCTTCGAACCGCTGATCGCGACCGTTTCCGCGTATGTCTCCGCCCGTGCGGCGGGGTACTCCATGGGCAGGTGA